Within Nocardia terpenica, the genomic segment GGTCGTGCTCCGCGACGGGGCGACCCATCTCCCGGCGTGGCAGCGCCGGACGGTACCGCTGACCCCCGGCACGCACCTGCTGCGCGAGCCGGGCACCGTGCTGGTGACCGGCGCGACCGGCGGGCTGGGCACGGTCATGGTTCGCCACCTCGTCGCCGAGTGCGGCGTGCGCCGCCTGGTGCTGGCCTCCCGCGGCGGAACCGAGGTCATCGACCTGGCGGACGCCGAGGTCACCGCCGTCGCCTGCGACGTGACCGACCGCGCGGCGCTGGCCGCGCTCGTGGACGGCATCGCCGATCTGCGCGCGGTCGTGCACATCGCCGGTGTCATCGACGACGCGACCGCCGCGACCATGCGCCCCGAGCAGATCGACCGCGTCTTCGCCCCCAAGGCCGCTGCCGCGTGGGCGCTGCACGAGCTGACCGCCGACCGGGACCTCGACGCCTTCGTCCTGTTCTCCTCGGCCGCCGGTCCGCTGGGCTCGGCCGGGCAGGCGAACTACGCCGCCGCCAACGCCTTCCTCGACGCCCTCGCCGCGCACCGGCGCGGCCTGGGCCTGCCCGGCACCGCCATCGCGTGGGGCAGCTGGGCGCCGATCGAGGTCACCGGCCGCGAGACGCGGGGCATGACCGCCCGCGCCACCGGGTCCGACCGGGCCCGCGTCGCCGGGTACGGCATGCGCCCGATCCTCGCGGCCGAGGGCGCGCGACTGTTCGACGCCGCCCTGGCCGCGCCCGCGGCCGCCGTGCTGGCGCTCGCCGTCACGAACCGGTCCCGGTCCGTGATCGACGGCCCCGCAACCGGATTCGAGGAACTGGTCGGCGGCGGCAAGGCCCGGCCCGCACGCCGCCGGGCTGCGGCGAGTGGTACCGAGACGACCAAGGCGACCCCGGCCGCGGGCTCCGCGCTGCCCACCGACCCGGCCGCGCGCAGGCAGGCGCTGGCGGGCCTGGTCATCGCGCGGGTGGCCGAGGTCCTCGGCCACGACGACACCGCGGAGGTCACCGGCGACATGTCGTTCGTCGAACTGGGCATCGACTCGCTGACCGCGGTCGAGCTGCGCAACCGGCTCGAGGCGGCCACCGGCCTGCGGCTGCCCCCGACCATCGTGTTCGACGTGGCCGGACCCGGCGACCTGGCCGACTACCTCGCCGACCGGCTCGACCAGGCCGGATCCGCGACGGCCGACACCGACCGGGCCCCGGCAGAGGTGGTCGCGGCCCCGGAGGAGACCCTCGCCGGTCTGTTCCGGGTCGCCGTCGAGCAGGGCAAGATGGACGAGGGCTTCGCGCTGCTACAGGCCGCGGCCGAGCTGCGCCCGACCTTCACCGGTCCCGCCGACCTCGAGCGGCGGCCGGTCCCGATCCGGCTGGTGTCGCAGGGCCGCAACCCGACGCCGATCTTCGCCTTCAGTTCCTATGTGGCGCTGGCCGGTGTCCACCAGTACGCGCGCCTGGCCTCGATTTTCCGCGGGGACCGCACGTTCTGGGCGCTGCCCGCGCCCGGCTTCGGCACCGGTGAGCCGCTGCCCGCCTCGCTCGACGCGGTCGCGCGGTTGCAGGCCGAGGACGTCCTCGCCCGCTGCGGGGACACCCCGCCGATCCTGCTCGGCTCGTCCTCGGGCGGCACCCTCGCCCAGGCCACCGCCGACGAGCTCACCCGCCGCGGGGTCCGACCGGCCGCCATCGTGCTGATCGACACCTACCACCCGAAGGTGGACTCCCCGTTCGCGCGGTTCGCGGCGGAGATGATCGGCGGCATGTTCGACCGGGAGGAGACCTTCGCGCGCATGACCGTCGACCGGCTCAGCGCGATGAGCTGGTACCTGCGCACCATCGGCGAATGGGAACCGCCGACCGGACCCGAACCCATCCTGCTGCTGCGCGCTGGGGACCCGCCGGTGGACCTGCGCGCCGAGGACGGCACCCCGCTGCCCAAGGCGGAGTGGCAGACCAGTTACGAGCGCGCCGATCTGGTGCTCGACGTTCCCGGCAACCACTTCACGATGATGGAGACCCACGCGCGCTCGACCGCCGCGGCCATCCGGGACTGGCTCGCCACCGTTCTCGCCGAGGACGGCCCGGAAGACAAGAAGGACTAGGAGATTCGACCATGCGCGTGCTGTTCGCATGCCTGCCCGAGCGGTCCCACCTGTACTGCATGGTGCCGCTCGCCTGGGCGATGACCGCCGCCGGACACCAGGTGCGCGTGACGGCCCCGCCGTCGTTCGTGCCGACGGTGCAGCAGACCGGCCTGACCGCGGCCCCGCTGAGCTCGGAGGGCACCATCCACGAGCTCATGGCCGCGGCCCCGCCGGAGACCCAGGACGAGCCCACCACCAACTGGAGCCGCTGCGAGCCGGGCGAGGTGAGCTGGCCGGAGCTGCTGGAACGGTACGAGGTGAGCGTGCCGTACGGGTTCGCCCTCTACAACGACCACATGGTCGACGACCTGGTGGATCTGGTCCGCGACTGGCGGCCCGACCTGGTCGTGCGCGACCCGATCGCCTTCGCGGCCGGTCTCGCCGCCCACGTCGGGCACGTGCCGCAGGTCCGGCTGCTGTGGTCCGCGGACGTGTGGGGCCGCACCCGCCGCACCTTCCGCGGGCTGCGCGCGGCGGATCCCGCCCGCACCGCCGACCCGCTCGCCGCGTGGCTCGGCGAGGCGGCCGCCCGCTTCGGCACGACCTACGACGAGGTGATCTCCGACGGGCTCGCCACCATCGACATGCTCCCGCCCCCGCTGCGCCTGCCGTCGGATCTGACCGAGCTCCCCATGCGGTACATCCCGCACAACGGCCCGGCCAGCACCCCCGACTGGCTGCGCGCCCCGGCCGAGCGGCCCCGCGTCTGCCTCACCCTCGGCACCGCCAACACCGAAGGCTATGGGGCGGACTACGTTTCGGTGCCCAATGTGCTGCGGGCGTGTGCGGACGCCGACTTCGAGGTGGTGGCCACCCTGCTGCCCGCCCAGCAGGAGGCGGTGCGCGCGGCCGGACCGCTGCCCGCCACCGCGCGCCTGGTCGATCCGGTGGCGCTGCACCTGCTGCTGCCGACCTGCGCCGCGATCGTGCACCACGGCGGCTTCGGCTCCTTCGCCACCGCGCTCGCCGCCGGAATTCCGCAGCTCATGGTGTCGACCTCGTTGGCCGACAACGAGTTCCGGGGCCGCGCGTTCGAACGCACCGGCGCGGGCCGGTTCTTCCACCACACGCAGGCGCGCCCGGACACCGTGCGCGACGCCCTGGACAAGCTGCTCGCCCCCGGATCCGGTGCCCCGCAGGCCGCCGCCGCGCTCGCCGCGGAGGTGGCCGCCATGCCCACCCCGGCCGCCGTCGTGCCCCGGCTGGAGGAGATCGCCGCGGCATACTGATTTTTGTATGGTTGTGCAAGATCTCGGAAATGCGTGCTAATCTCAGCACATGTCTTCGGATAATGGCGCGGTCTTGCGAGAACGCACGTTCACCGAGGTCGCCCGCCGCGACCAGATCGTGCGGGCCGCGATCGCGACGCTCGCCGAGGTCGGCTACGCCAAGACCTCGCTGGGCAAGATCGCCCGCACCGCGGGCCTGAGCAGCGTCGGCATGATCTCCTACTACTTCGACGGCAAGGCCGAGCTGATGTCCGAGGTCGTCGCGACGGTCCTGGCCGGGGCGGAGGCCGAGGTCGGCCCGCGCGTGCGCGAGGCCCCCGGCAGGCTCGCCGCCCTGCGCGCCTACATCGAGGCGTCGCTGTCCTACATCGCGGGGCACCCCGCCGAGATGGCCGCGCTGTTCGAGATCTCCTCCGGCCAGCGCAAGCAGGAGGAGTCCTACGGCGAGAACATCGAGGCCGCCGGCGTGCAGATCGTCGCCGACCTCGTCGCCGGGGCCCAAGCCGAACTCGGCACCCCGGACGCCCTCGATCCCCACGTCGTCGCGGTCGCGGTGCGCGGTGCCATCCACATGGCGCTCGCGCAGCGGATGCACGAGCCCGCCGACGTTTCCCGGCCGAAAGCACGCCGGGATGACGATATAGGCGCATGCCGGGATGACGATATGGGTGCATGCCGGGATGACGATGTGGGTGCATGCCGGGATGACGATGTGGGTGCCCGCATCGCCGACCTGTTCGAGCGATCGCTGCGTTTCGTTCCCCCCGCAGGAGACCCGCGATGACCCTCCCCACCACCCCCACCGCCGACGCCGCCGCGCGCTGGCGCCCCTGGTACAACCGGCTGCGCGTGCTGGTCCTGGTGAACGCCGTGCTGGCCACGATCCTGCTGATCGGCGCCATCCGCTCACCCCACCTGCCGTCCCAGGCGTGGAACCGTGTCGGCGCGGCATTCGCCCTGTCGCTGGTCTACATCGCGCTGGTGTTCTGGCTCAACCGCGGCGTGCAGACCTCGCCCGTCGCCCTGCAGCGCCTGCACCGGTCCGCCCTGTTCGGCCCCATCGGCATGCTCATCGTCATCTGCGTGCCCGGCGAATACCCGATGTGGATGCGCGGCGAGCAGGTGGTGCAGCTGCTGCTCCTGCTGGGCGTGGTCTACATCGTCCGCCGCCCGGAGGTCGACGCCATGTTCCCGGGCTGGAAACAGTTGCCGAACCGCCGTCGCCGTCGCCGCGCCGCCCGCTGATCGGGGCGGCCGGGCCGAGGCACCGATGGCGCACATCCTGCTCATCCAGTATCCGGCCAGCGGCCACATCAACCCCACGCTGCCGGTGGTCGAGGAACTGGTCCGGCGCGGGCACCGGGTGAGCTTCGTGGTCTCGGAGGACTACCGCGAGATCGTCGAGGCCACCGGGGCGCGCATGCTGGCCTATCCCTCGCTGGTGCCGCCCGGCTGGTCCGGGGTCGAGATCCCGCTGCACCCCAGCGGCGACGAACTCGCCCGCGCCCACATCGACATGATCCACGAGACGCTCACCCCGCTGCCGTCGATCGTCGCGTCCCTGGGCGCGGACCGGCCCGATGTCGTCGTCTACGACGTGCTCGGCTGCGCCGCGGGCCGGATGCTGTCGCTGGCCTGGAAGGTGCCCTCGGTCGTGGTCTGCCCGACCTTCGCGGAGAACGAGACGTACTCGCCGTACACCGCCGCCGCCGATATTCCCGCGCCCGGCCCCGATCATCCGCTGCTGCGCCAGGCCGCCGCCGTCGTTCGCACCGCGCTGGACGCCTGGGGGCTGCGGCACGTCACGGTCCCGGAGTTCCTGTCCGGCGCGGGGGAGCGGTGCTGGCTGGTGTTCCTGCCGCGCGCATTCCAGTTGGGCGAGAACACCTTCGACGAGCGGTACCACTTCGTCGGCCCGTGCCTGCGGTCCGGCGCCGACGACACCGGCTGGTCGCCGCCGCCCTCGGGCCGCCCCGTCGTGCTGGTCTCGCTGGGCACCCTGCACTACGACGGGTCGGCGGCGCTGCTGCGCCGGGCGGTCGAGGCGACGCAGCGGGAGGGGGCGCACGCCGTCGTCGCGCTCGGCGAGGTCGACCCGGCGGCGCTCGGCCCCCTCGGCGAGCACGTCGAGCTGCACCGCCGGGTCCCGCAGCTGGCGGTGCTGCGCCACGCCGCCGCGTTCGTCTCGCACGCGGGCATGAACTCGACGATGGAGGCGCTGGCGCACGGCGTCCCGCTGGTCGACCTGCCGCAGACCGGCGAGCAGCGGATGGTGGCCCGGCGGGTGTCCGGCCTCGGCCTGGGTTGCGCGCTCGACCCGGAGACCGCGACCGCCGCCCACATCGCCCGCGCCCTGCACCTGGTGCGCACCTCGGCCGCGGTGCGCGATCGGGTCGCCCGGATGCGGGCGGCCGTCGCCGCGGGCGGCGGGGCGCGCGCCGCCGCCGATCTGATCGAGTCCAGGATTGCGGTGTTCCACTAGAAACCGCCGCCGACGCTTCAGGGTCCCGCGCCGTCCGTGTTGTTCTTCAATAAACGACTCGGTCGACACTCCAGGGAGCGTCATGACTTCATCCCGCACGGCCACCCCGCTCGGCGTCGGTGCCCTCACGGACGCCGATCCCGGCGCCCTGCTCGCGCTCGGTTCGCCACCGCCGGTGGAAACCGACGGTGGCGCAACGCTTCTCGAGTGGCTGCGGGTCCGGCGCGCCGCGGGTCCGATCTGGCGCGACGACCGGGGCCACTACCACCTGTTCCGGCACGCCGACCTGATCGCCGTCGTCTCCGATCCCGCGACCTACTCCTCCGATACGGTGACCCGCCCCAGCGGCGGCACCGAATCCCCGCCGCCGGGCACCCTGCTGCTGATGGATCCGCCGTGGCACCGCACCATGCGCCGGCTGGTCACCAAGGCGTTCAGCGCGCGCCGGGTGAACGATCTCGGCACCCGGATCGCCGAACTCGCCGCCGAACTGCTCGACGACATCGCCGCGCGCACACCGGATGCGGACGGCGGCGTCGAGGTCGACCTGGTCGACACCTTCGCCAATCCGCTGCCGGTCACCGTGATCGCGGAGCTGCTCGGCGTCCCGTTCGACGACCTCGACAAATTCCAGAAGTGGGCGGACTGCCTGCTGACCGACAAGATGGACGACCCCGAGGGCGCGGCCCGGCTCAACACCACCATCCTGGAGATGCGGGACTACCTGCAGGGGCGCGTGGACATCCGGCGAGCCGAGCCCGCCGCGGACCTGATCGGCACCCTGGTCGCCGCCGAGGTCGACGGCCGCACCCTCACCGATCGCGAGGCGATCAACTTCGCGGCGTTGCTGCTGCTCGCCGGGCACGTGACCACGGCCGTGCTGCTCGGCAACACCCTGCTGTGCCTGGACACCGCCCCGGGTGAGTGGGCGGCGCTGCGCGCGGACCCGTCCCGCATCCCCGCGGTGCTCGAGGAGGTGCTGCGCCTGCGCCCGCCGTTCCTGGCCATCGAGCGGGTGACCACCGGCCCGGTCGAGCTCTGCGGTGAGCAGCTGCCGGAGAACGCGGTCATCCACCTGTGGCTGCTGTCGGCCAACCGGGACGAGCGGGTCTTCGAGGACCCGGATGCGTTCCGCCCCAACCGATCCGAGTCGATGCAGATCGCCTTCGGGCACGGCATCCATCAC encodes:
- a CDS encoding nucleotide disphospho-sugar-binding domain-containing protein, yielding MRVLFACLPERSHLYCMVPLAWAMTAAGHQVRVTAPPSFVPTVQQTGLTAAPLSSEGTIHELMAAAPPETQDEPTTNWSRCEPGEVSWPELLERYEVSVPYGFALYNDHMVDDLVDLVRDWRPDLVVRDPIAFAAGLAAHVGHVPQVRLLWSADVWGRTRRTFRGLRAADPARTADPLAAWLGEAAARFGTTYDEVISDGLATIDMLPPPLRLPSDLTELPMRYIPHNGPASTPDWLRAPAERPRVCLTLGTANTEGYGADYVSVPNVLRACADADFEVVATLLPAQQEAVRAAGPLPATARLVDPVALHLLLPTCAAIVHHGGFGSFATALAAGIPQLMVSTSLADNEFRGRAFERTGAGRFFHHTQARPDTVRDALDKLLAPGSGAPQAAAALAAEVAAMPTPAAVVPRLEEIAAAY
- a CDS encoding TetR/AcrR family transcriptional regulator, with the translated sequence MSSDNGAVLRERTFTEVARRDQIVRAAIATLAEVGYAKTSLGKIARTAGLSSVGMISYYFDGKAELMSEVVATVLAGAEAEVGPRVREAPGRLAALRAYIEASLSYIAGHPAEMAALFEISSGQRKQEESYGENIEAAGVQIVADLVAGAQAELGTPDALDPHVVAVAVRGAIHMALAQRMHEPADVSRPKARRDDDIGACRDDDMGACRDDDVGACRDDDVGARIADLFERSLRFVPPAGDPR
- a CDS encoding macrolide family glycosyltransferase, with protein sequence MAHILLIQYPASGHINPTLPVVEELVRRGHRVSFVVSEDYREIVEATGARMLAYPSLVPPGWSGVEIPLHPSGDELARAHIDMIHETLTPLPSIVASLGADRPDVVVYDVLGCAAGRMLSLAWKVPSVVVCPTFAENETYSPYTAAADIPAPGPDHPLLRQAAAVVRTALDAWGLRHVTVPEFLSGAGERCWLVFLPRAFQLGENTFDERYHFVGPCLRSGADDTGWSPPPSGRPVVLVSLGTLHYDGSAALLRRAVEATQREGAHAVVALGEVDPAALGPLGEHVELHRRVPQLAVLRHAAAFVSHAGMNSTMEALAHGVPLVDLPQTGEQRMVARRVSGLGLGCALDPETATAAHIARALHLVRTSAAVRDRVARMRAAVAAGGGARAAADLIESRIAVFH
- a CDS encoding cytochrome P450 is translated as MTSSRTATPLGVGALTDADPGALLALGSPPPVETDGGATLLEWLRVRRAAGPIWRDDRGHYHLFRHADLIAVVSDPATYSSDTVTRPSGGTESPPPGTLLLMDPPWHRTMRRLVTKAFSARRVNDLGTRIAELAAELLDDIAARTPDADGGVEVDLVDTFANPLPVTVIAELLGVPFDDLDKFQKWADCLLTDKMDDPEGAARLNTTILEMRDYLQGRVDIRRAEPAADLIGTLVAAEVDGRTLTDREAINFAALLLLAGHVTTAVLLGNTLLCLDTAPGEWAALRADPSRIPAVLEEVLRLRPPFLAIERVTTGPVELCGEQLPENAVIHLWLLSANRDERVFEDPDAFRPNRSESMQIAFGHGIHHCLGASLARMEGKIAMELMLERFDDVQVRRDEELRWHQDNVLGARHLPLRIVPSRRA